The following is a genomic window from Serratia ficaria.
GATGCAGATCGGAAAGCAATTTTCCTGCATCTGCACTTTGCGCTGAAACCGCTAAAGCGGTTATGTTCATGTGTGGGTGGCGATTAAGGTAGGCCGTGAGCTCCGCTCCGGCGTAACCGCTGGCACCAACAATCAGCGTATTCAACATGTGGCCGTTCACCTTCTTGACTGACGTGTGGTCGTATTCGACTCAGGTAACAGGGCTCGCCAGCGTTGTTGCGCCGTCCACCCACGAGGTCGAGCGTTGATGTTTTTATAAACATCCGGGTATCGGGTTCCCTTACGCTCCAGCTTATTGTATTTTTATTCAAAATAAATGCATGAATATTGATACTACCCTAACCAAAGGCTGTCAACAGTGAAGATGAAATTACCTCCATTTATTGAGCTGTACCGGGCGTTGATCGCCACTCCGTCGATCAGCGCCACCGACGGCGCCCTCGATCAGAGTAATGAAGCATTAATCAACTTGCTGGCCGAATGGTTTGCCGATTTGGGTTTCCGCGTCGACGTACAGCCGGTGCCGGATACCCGCAACAAGTTCAACCTGCTGGCCAGCATTGGCGAAGGCAGCGGCGGCCTGCTGCTGGCGGGCCATACCGATACCGTGCCCTATGACGAAGGCCGCTGGACGCGCGATCCCTTTACCCTGACCGAACACGACAACAAGCTGTACGGCCTGGGTACCGCCGACATGAAAGGCTTCTTCGCCTTTATTCTCGACGCGGTGCGCGACATCGACGCCGGCAAGCTGACCAAGCCGCTGTACATTCTGGCCACCGCAGATGAAGAAACGACGATGGCCGGCGCACGTTATTTCGCCGCCTCCACCGCCATTCGTCCCGACTTCGCCATCATCGGCGAGCCGACCTCACTGCAGCCGGTGCGCGCGCACAAGGGCCATATCGCCAACGCCATTCGCATCGTCGGCCAATCCGGCCACTCCAGCGATCCGGCGCGCGGCGTCAACGCCATCGATCTGATGCACGAGTCCATCGGCCAACTGATCGAGCTGCGCAAAACGCTGCAGGAACGCTACAACAACCCGGCGTTCGCCGTGCCTTACCCGACCATGAACTTCGGCCATATCAGCGGCGGCGACGCGGCCAACCGCATCTGCGCCTGCTGCGAACTGCATCTGGATATCCGCCCTCTGCCCGGCATGACGCTCGACAACATCAACGAGCTGATGCACCAGGCGCTGGAGCCGGTAAGCCAGCGTTGGCCGGGCCGTTTGACCATCGAAGAGCTGCACGCCTCGGTGCCGGGCTATGAATGCCCGACCGACCACCGCATGGTGGCGGTGATTGAGGAACTGCTGGGCACCCGCACCCAGGTGGTCAACTACTGCACCGAAGCGCCGTTCGTTCAACAGGTGTGCCCGACGCTGGTGCTGGGCCCCGGTTCCATCGATCAGGCGCATCAGCCGGATGAATATATTGATACCGCGTTTATCGAGCCGACGCGCAAACTGTTGGGGCAGCTGGTCGATCATTTTTGCCGGCGCTAAACCTGACAATAAGCAGGGGAATGCCTTATCATTCCCCTACCTCAAAATAAGTATAAACAGGCTGAAATAAGCCAGACTGATAACCGGCGCTCCGTAATTAAATTTCAGAAAATGCGCCGATTTTGATGTTTTTTTGCTAAAAATAGTGTCAATTGACGATTGGACAGGAAAGTGGTGCGATGAAACAGGCGGTCCGCGCCTGACGCGTGAAATTTACTTACAAGATAAAAATCATACAGAATTGGGTCAGGGGTTATATGAACGAACAATATTCGGCAATGCGAAGTAATGTCAGTATGCTCGGCAAATTGCTCGGCGATACCATCAAAGAAGCGCTGGGCGAGCATATTCTCGATCGCGTTGAAACTATCCGTAAGCTTTCCAAATCTTCACGCGCCGGCAACGAAGCGCACCGCCAGGAGCTGCTCTCCACGCTGCAAAACCTGTCCAACGACGAGCTGTTGCCGGTGGCGCGCGCGTTCAGTCAGTTCCTTAATCTGACCAACGTGGCCGAGCAATACCACAGCATTTCCCCCAATGGCGAAGCCGCCAGCAACCCGGAAGCGCTGGCGCAGCTGTTTACCCGGCTGAAAGACAAGAAGCTCAGCACCAAAGAGCTGCAAAACGCCGTGTCCCAGCTTTCCATCGAGCTGGTGTTGACCGCGCACCCAACGGAAATCACCCGCCGCACCCTGATCCACAAGCTGGTGGAGGTCAATACCTGCCTCAGCCAGCTCGACCACAACGACCTGGCCGACTACGAGCGCAACAAGATCATGCGCCGTCTGCGCCAGTTGGTGGCGCAATCCTGGCACACCGACGAGATCCGCAAGTACCGCCCTTCACCGATTGACGAAGCCAAATGGGGCTTTGCGGTGGTGGAAAACAGCCTGTGGGAGGGCGTGCCGGCCTTTCTGCGCGAGTTCAACGAACAGCTGGAAAACTCCATCGACTACAGCCTGCCGGTAGAAGCGGTGCCGGTGCGCTTCACCTCGTGGATGGGCGGCGATCGCGACGGCAACCCGAACGTGACCGCCGAAATCACCCGCCACGTGCTGCTGCTCAGCCGCTGGAAGGCCTGCGATCTGTTCACCCGCGATATTCAGGTGCTGGTGTCTGAACTGTCGATGACCGAATGCACCCCGGAACTGCGCGCACTCGCCGGCGGCGATGAGGTGCAGGAACCCTATCGCGAGATCATGAAGCAGCTGCGCAGCCAGCTGACCAGCACCCAGGCCTACCTGGAAGGCCGCCTGAAGGGCGAACGCGTCCTGAAGCCGCACGACCTGCTGGTGAGCAACGAACAACTGTGGGAACCGCTGTACGCCTGCTATCAGTCGCTGCAGGCCTGCGGCATGAGCATCATCGCCAACGGTCAGTTGCTGGATACCCTGCGCCGCGTGCGCTGCTTCGGCGTGCCGCTGGTGCGCATCGACGTGCGTCAGGAAAGCACTCGCCATACCGAAGCCATCGCCGAACTGACCCGCTATCTGGGGTTGGGCGACTATGAAAGCTGGTCGGAAGCCGACAAACAGGCGTTCCTGATCCGCGAACTGAACTCCAAACGCCCGCTGGTGCCGCTGAAATGGGAACCGAGCGCCGATACGCAGGAAGTGCTGGAAACCTGCCGGGTGATCGCCGAAGCGCCGCAGGGTTCGATCGCCGCCTACGTGATTTCGATGGCGCGCACCCCTTCCGACGTGCTGGCGGTGCATCTGCTGCTGAAAGAGGCCGGCTGCCCGTTCGCGCTGCCGGTCGCCCCGCTGTTCGAAACCCTCGACGACCTGAACAACGCCGACGACGTGATGACCCAGTTGCTGAACATCGACTGGTACCGCGGCTTCATTCAGGGCAAGCAGATGGTGATGATCGGCTATTCCGACTCGGCGAAAGACGCCGGCGTGATGGCGGCCTCCTGGGCGCAGTACCGCGCGCAGGACGCGCTGATCAAAACCTGCGAAAAGGCCGGGGTGGCGCTGACGCTGTTCCATGG
Proteins encoded in this region:
- the argE gene encoding acetylornithine deacetylase, coding for MKLPPFIELYRALIATPSISATDGALDQSNEALINLLAEWFADLGFRVDVQPVPDTRNKFNLLASIGEGSGGLLLAGHTDTVPYDEGRWTRDPFTLTEHDNKLYGLGTADMKGFFAFILDAVRDIDAGKLTKPLYILATADEETTMAGARYFAASTAIRPDFAIIGEPTSLQPVRAHKGHIANAIRIVGQSGHSSDPARGVNAIDLMHESIGQLIELRKTLQERYNNPAFAVPYPTMNFGHISGGDAANRICACCELHLDIRPLPGMTLDNINELMHQALEPVSQRWPGRLTIEELHASVPGYECPTDHRMVAVIEELLGTRTQVVNYCTEAPFVQQVCPTLVLGPGSIDQAHQPDEYIDTAFIEPTRKLLGQLVDHFCRR
- the ppc gene encoding phosphoenolpyruvate carboxylase — protein: MNEQYSAMRSNVSMLGKLLGDTIKEALGEHILDRVETIRKLSKSSRAGNEAHRQELLSTLQNLSNDELLPVARAFSQFLNLTNVAEQYHSISPNGEAASNPEALAQLFTRLKDKKLSTKELQNAVSQLSIELVLTAHPTEITRRTLIHKLVEVNTCLSQLDHNDLADYERNKIMRRLRQLVAQSWHTDEIRKYRPSPIDEAKWGFAVVENSLWEGVPAFLREFNEQLENSIDYSLPVEAVPVRFTSWMGGDRDGNPNVTAEITRHVLLLSRWKACDLFTRDIQVLVSELSMTECTPELRALAGGDEVQEPYREIMKQLRSQLTSTQAYLEGRLKGERVLKPHDLLVSNEQLWEPLYACYQSLQACGMSIIANGQLLDTLRRVRCFGVPLVRIDVRQESTRHTEAIAELTRYLGLGDYESWSEADKQAFLIRELNSKRPLVPLKWEPSADTQEVLETCRVIAEAPQGSIAAYVISMARTPSDVLAVHLLLKEAGCPFALPVAPLFETLDDLNNADDVMTQLLNIDWYRGFIQGKQMVMIGYSDSAKDAGVMAASWAQYRAQDALIKTCEKAGVALTLFHGRGGSIGRGGAPAHAALLSQPPGSLKGGLRVTEQGEMIRFKFGLPEVTISSLALYAGAILEANLLPPPEPKKEWRTLMDELSDTSCRMYRGYVRENPDFVPYFRAATPELELGKLPLGSRPAKRKPNGGVESLRAIPWIFAWTQNRLMLPAWLGAGAGLQEAVKAGKQHQLETMCRDWPFFSTRIAMLEMVFAKADLWLAEYYDQRLVDKSLWPLGQQLRDQLESDIKVVLTIANDAHLMEDLPWIAESIALRNVYTDPLNVLQAELLHRSRQQAHPDARVEQALMVTIAGVAAGMRNTG